A DNA window from Candidatus Hydrogenedentota bacterium contains the following coding sequences:
- a CDS encoding dCMP deaminase family protein, with translation MTDKRTDYLSWDDYFMGLAILSALRSKDPNSQVGACIVDENNKIVGIGYNGFPIGCSDDELPWSRDAERPLDTKYPYVCHAELNAILNTNIADTSGCRLYVTLFPCNECAKLVIQSGIRQVIYLSDKYRDTDSNTAARRMFDMAGVKYRMFQAQTPRIVIDFSEQAAKATKV, from the coding sequence ATGACCGACAAACGCACGGATTATTTGAGTTGGGACGACTATTTCATGGGATTGGCGATCCTGTCGGCGCTACGGAGCAAGGACCCCAATTCGCAGGTGGGCGCGTGCATCGTCGACGAGAACAACAAGATCGTCGGCATCGGCTACAACGGGTTTCCCATCGGCTGCAGCGACGATGAGCTGCCTTGGTCTCGGGATGCCGAGCGCCCGCTCGATACCAAGTACCCGTACGTATGCCACGCCGAACTGAACGCTATTCTGAACACCAACATCGCGGACACGTCGGGGTGCCGGCTCTACGTGACGCTGTTTCCGTGCAACGAGTGCGCCAAACTGGTCATCCAGAGCGGCATCCGCCAGGTCATCTACCTTTCGGACAAGTACCGCGACACGGACAGCAATACGGCAGCGCGGCGCATGTTCGATATGGCCGGGGTGAAGTACCGCATGTTTCAGGCGCAGACGCCGCGCATCGTCATCGATTTCTCCGAACAGGCCGCGAAAGCCACGAAAGTGTGA
- a CDS encoding glycosyltransferase family 9 protein yields MSQPTDLYRDAYGGSVSRRIKPAGLRVRWHARALFGKPRRILVGLRLRLGDEIMALPIYGALKRAYPDCQLAVWCDFPDVLLDHPHVDAVNPREFEFDRFINLRGAPRDRYRISYYANQAGVPLPRSRPLLFYLDWSTPLLHPVLAARKPLVALCPGTSWRAKRWSLEFWRELGRLFVGAGYSIVELGIAEDPLIDAGVSLRGLTTVREAACILHAAKLAITVDSGLMHLALAADAPTIALFGPTAPGMLVRGEPRLTSLTNGRPCEPCWNRFRMPDKGICPLDIPECPGTIRPETVFARAKRVLDGGD; encoded by the coding sequence ATGAGCCAGCCCACCGATTTGTACCGGGATGCGTACGGCGGGAGCGTGTCACGCCGGATAAAGCCCGCGGGCCTCCGCGTGCGGTGGCATGCTCGAGCCTTGTTCGGCAAGCCGCGGCGCATCTTGGTGGGTCTCCGTTTGCGGCTGGGCGACGAGATTATGGCGCTGCCCATCTATGGGGCGCTCAAACGGGCATACCCCGACTGCCAGCTCGCGGTGTGGTGCGATTTCCCCGACGTGCTTCTCGACCACCCCCATGTGGACGCCGTAAACCCCCGGGAATTCGAGTTCGACCGGTTCATCAACCTTCGGGGCGCGCCACGAGACCGGTACCGCATTTCCTATTACGCGAATCAGGCTGGCGTGCCGCTGCCCAGGAGCCGCCCGCTCCTTTTCTATCTCGACTGGTCCACCCCGCTCCTGCACCCGGTGCTCGCAGCCAGGAAACCGCTTGTCGCGCTGTGTCCGGGAACCTCATGGCGGGCTAAACGCTGGAGCCTGGAGTTCTGGCGGGAATTGGGGCGACTGTTCGTCGGCGCAGGCTATTCGATTGTGGAATTAGGGATCGCGGAGGACCCGCTCATCGATGCCGGCGTCTCGTTGCGGGGCCTGACCACGGTGCGCGAGGCCGCCTGCATCCTTCACGCGGCCAAGCTCGCTATCACCGTGGATTCGGGGCTTATGCATCTCGCCCTGGCGGCCGATGCTCCGACGATCGCCCTGTTCGGGCCCACAGCTCCCGGCATGCTGGTGCGCGGCGAACCCCGCTTGACCTCCCTCACCAATGGCCGCCCTTGCGAGCCCTGCTGGAACCGGTTCCGCATGCCCGACAAAGGAATATGCCCCCTGGACATCCCCGAGTGTCCGGGCACGATTCGCCCGGAAACGGTGTTCGCGCGCGCGAAACGGGTACTGGATGGCGGCGATTGA
- a CDS encoding glycosyltransferase family 39 protein — protein MRRSWLIFAVILGVATFLRFYDIESTGVYGSDDWRTLMDARAKYEEMRVIGGLFAGKWREMHGGPEFVLYEYLSQAHARLSQYQPVFPKFMMSSLGALAMFAWGFTPWVGNLIEAFFGVGCVAALYAYAKQLTSRRVALLASAMLAVSCFHVYYSRNTYCQTMPLFWWLLAFHVHTRWGRRAWRKPWLARRRQGRLLWSGILAGLAALSSWQAVCLLPALFVAHALICMRQRTWRSRAGQTLRGSILIACGILLPVLALEIASYPTLLMFRSVDLLYPRATFIEALAGRLGFFMPRALYLTKPVPHPYLISLFKSPTGLVLFPYFIGLCEGWVTLFILVGLLVAGMVYIGARLRSSAALRRSPGILLPAIYLGSAFLAPFLLSSTETILAGRTYGFGWPFLLTIIAMGVVAMWRGGHTPRKWPRWAIAGALIIAAGSSLSNCVRVFQSRSAYPEVLDWLRAQGETTVSSSWRGPVSWYLACEGMDQPWEAPHHCFVTDWQELRNGQYPEESTCLTPGAEPVAVFEHRFDRMFLELEALPPRSAAPIRDLVELHDLDLHRVRQVPVYRLSDTVLADSVSFNTDALQPEL, from the coding sequence ATGCGCCGAAGCTGGTTGATCTTCGCCGTGATTCTGGGCGTCGCGACGTTCCTGCGCTTTTACGACATCGAGTCTACGGGCGTCTACGGCTCCGACGACTGGCGAACGCTGATGGACGCGCGCGCGAAGTACGAGGAAATGCGGGTCATCGGCGGCCTCTTTGCGGGAAAATGGCGCGAGATGCACGGGGGCCCCGAGTTTGTGCTGTATGAATACCTCTCGCAAGCGCACGCGCGTCTCAGCCAGTACCAGCCTGTTTTCCCGAAGTTCATGATGAGCAGCCTGGGTGCGCTGGCCATGTTCGCGTGGGGATTCACGCCGTGGGTGGGCAACCTGATCGAGGCGTTCTTCGGCGTGGGGTGCGTGGCGGCGCTCTATGCCTATGCGAAACAGCTCACGTCGCGGCGGGTGGCGCTGCTGGCGTCGGCCATGCTGGCGGTTTCGTGTTTTCACGTGTATTACTCACGCAACACCTACTGCCAGACCATGCCGCTGTTCTGGTGGCTGTTGGCGTTCCACGTGCATACCCGGTGGGGCCGGCGCGCGTGGCGAAAACCCTGGCTGGCGCGCAGAAGACAGGGACGGCTGCTGTGGTCAGGGATTCTCGCGGGTTTAGCGGCGCTTTCCTCGTGGCAGGCCGTCTGCCTCCTGCCCGCGTTGTTCGTTGCGCACGCGTTGATCTGCATGCGGCAGCGGACGTGGCGGAGCAGGGCCGGGCAGACGCTTAGGGGAAGCATCCTCATCGCATGCGGGATACTCCTGCCCGTTCTCGCGCTCGAAATCGCGAGTTATCCCACGCTTCTGATGTTTCGAAGCGTGGATTTGCTGTACCCCCGCGCTACGTTCATTGAGGCGCTCGCCGGACGGCTCGGTTTCTTCATGCCCCGCGCCTTGTATCTCACGAAGCCGGTCCCGCACCCGTATTTGATCAGCCTGTTCAAAAGCCCCACAGGGCTCGTCCTGTTTCCGTATTTCATCGGCCTGTGCGAAGGCTGGGTGACCTTGTTTATTCTCGTTGGCCTCCTTGTCGCGGGCATGGTGTACATCGGAGCACGGCTGCGTTCGAGCGCCGCGCTCCGGAGAAGCCCCGGCATTCTGTTGCCCGCGATATACCTCGGCTCGGCGTTTCTGGCGCCCTTTTTGCTCTCCTCGACGGAAACCATCCTGGCAGGGCGCACATACGGGTTCGGCTGGCCTTTCCTGTTGACGATCATCGCGATGGGTGTTGTGGCCATGTGGCGGGGCGGCCATACGCCCAGGAAATGGCCCCGCTGGGCTATTGCGGGAGCGCTGATCATTGCCGCGGGCTCGTCGTTGAGCAACTGCGTGCGGGTGTTTCAGAGCCGGTCGGCGTATCCCGAGGTGCTCGACTGGCTGCGCGCCCAGGGCGAAACCACGGTCTCGAGTTCATGGAGGGGACCCGTATCCTGGTACCTTGCCTGCGAGGGAATGGACCAGCCATGGGAGGCGCCACACCATTGTTTCGTGACCGACTGGCAGGAACTGCGAAACGGACAGTACCCGGAGGAGTCCACCTGTCTCACGCCCGGCGCCGAGCCCGTGGCCGTGTTCGAGCACCGGTTCGATCGCATGTTCCTCGAACTCGAGGCGCTTCCCCCCAGATCAGCCGCGCCAATACGCGACCTGGTCGAGCTCCACGACCTGGATCTCCACCGCGTGCGCCAGGTTCCGGTCTACCGCCTCAGCGATACGGTTCTCGCGGATTCGGTCTCCTTCAACACGGATGCGCTGCAACCGGAATTATGA
- a CDS encoding alcohol dehydrogenase catalytic domain-containing protein, giving the protein MKTRAAYLRAPWETEIREVAIDDVPREGWVRLRVDACGVCGTDVTAAAETATAWAPFGHELAGTVDAAGPNVTHVGTGDRVVVQSSGYCGVCELCRDGRVNLCNKAPHFWGEPAMGFSEYMMTPAVLAVPYEGLSPEVASLAEPAGVAFDMVKTAGIQMGDRVCVVGPGPIGLAGAALAVHRGAARVVCVGHSHSKARLTLAAKLGAEPMAVDAPLDDVAELREAFDHVLMTAPTQCIAPGVALLAYGGEMTYIGIGTGDSMVTFDANDFHFRKLQLRASFASPAIYFPAVLRLLQAGVIPGEELISHRFGLDEIGEAMATLRDNKGSALKVVVTPNRRA; this is encoded by the coding sequence ATGAAGACCAGAGCCGCTTACTTGCGCGCGCCGTGGGAAACTGAGATACGCGAGGTGGCAATCGATGACGTGCCCCGGGAAGGGTGGGTCCGTCTGCGGGTTGACGCATGCGGCGTGTGCGGCACCGACGTGACGGCCGCGGCGGAAACTGCCACGGCCTGGGCGCCTTTCGGCCATGAACTGGCGGGAACGGTCGACGCTGCCGGGCCCAACGTGACTCATGTGGGTACGGGCGACCGGGTTGTGGTGCAATCGTCCGGCTATTGCGGCGTATGCGAGTTGTGCCGCGACGGACGGGTCAACCTGTGCAACAAAGCCCCCCATTTCTGGGGCGAACCCGCCATGGGATTCAGCGAATACATGATGACGCCAGCCGTGCTGGCCGTTCCTTACGAGGGACTGTCGCCGGAGGTTGCTTCGCTGGCCGAGCCCGCCGGCGTGGCCTTCGATATGGTGAAAACCGCCGGCATCCAGATGGGCGACCGCGTCTGCGTGGTGGGACCCGGCCCCATCGGCCTGGCCGGAGCCGCCCTGGCGGTGCACCGCGGCGCTGCGCGGGTCGTGTGCGTAGGGCATTCCCATTCAAAGGCGCGGCTTACCCTGGCGGCAAAACTCGGCGCGGAACCCATGGCTGTCGACGCGCCGCTGGACGACGTAGCCGAACTGCGGGAAGCGTTCGACCACGTGCTCATGACCGCGCCGACACAGTGTATCGCCCCGGGTGTGGCGCTGCTGGCGTACGGCGGCGAAATGACCTATATCGGCATTGGCACCGGCGACAGCATGGTCACGTTCGATGCAAACGATTTCCATTTCCGGAAACTGCAGTTGCGGGCCAGTTTCGCATCGCCCGCGATATACTTCCCGGCGGTGTTGCGCCTCCTCCAGGCCGGCGTTATCCCGGGCGAGGAACTGATTTCGCACCGGTTCGGTCTCGACGAGATCGGCGAGGCCATGGCCACCCTGCGCGACAACAAGGGGTCCGCGTTGAAGGTAGTCGTCACGCCGAACCGGCGCGCATAG
- a CDS encoding class I SAM-dependent methyltransferase: protein MSKNFQKYYEANPDMVSSPFGGIDGVHREMMLKVFELLGVNLEGRRVLDVGCGRGFTGDVVAECGGDYFGADLVASRGGLRMVLADGVALPFPGATFDAVFCIDVFEHIPDSIAAAREFNRLLRPGGFVFLSAPNYGNVAGLVKKACETLGRYEKDTWAPFGGWKPQELEQFITGRHIRRVFRQGGFSRLRVLAHPFEVDGGLFPWIMHPSMPEAVGFRLQRLFAIIGPVVAHVWPGASLHLFWKIDRGDG from the coding sequence GTGAGCAAGAATTTCCAGAAATACTACGAGGCTAACCCAGACATGGTGAGTTCGCCGTTCGGGGGTATCGACGGCGTTCATCGAGAGATGATGCTCAAGGTGTTCGAGCTTCTCGGGGTCAACCTCGAGGGCCGCCGTGTGCTCGATGTGGGTTGCGGCCGCGGTTTCACCGGCGACGTGGTAGCCGAGTGCGGGGGCGATTATTTCGGCGCGGACCTCGTGGCCAGCCGCGGAGGGCTCCGCATGGTTCTCGCGGACGGCGTGGCGCTGCCGTTTCCCGGCGCAACCTTTGACGCGGTGTTCTGCATCGACGTCTTCGAACATATCCCCGACTCGATAGCCGCCGCGCGCGAGTTCAACCGGCTGCTGCGTCCGGGGGGATTCGTGTTTCTTTCGGCGCCCAACTACGGCAACGTGGCGGGGCTGGTCAAGAAGGCATGCGAGACTCTCGGCCGCTATGAGAAAGACACCTGGGCGCCCTTCGGCGGGTGGAAACCCCAGGAACTCGAGCAGTTCATCACGGGACGTCACATCCGGCGGGTGTTTCGGCAAGGGGGTTTCAGCCGCCTGCGCGTACTCGCTCATCCCTTCGAAGTGGACGGAGGATTGTTCCCCTGGATCATGCATCCGTCGATGCCCGAGGCGGTCGGGTTCCGCCTGCAGCGCCTGTTTGCTATCATTGGACCGGTGGTGGCGCATGTCTGGCCCGGCGCAAGCCTCCACCTGTTCTGGAAAATCGACCGGGGCGACGGGTAG
- a CDS encoding AAC(3) family N-acetyltransferase, with the protein MAGNRVTRSDITAGFRELGIHLGDAILVHSSLSSFGHVEGGADAVIDGILDALGPEGTLLVPTLTGGPELSPENPPHIDLRTAPCWVGRIPETARQRSEAVRSVHPTHSCAAIGSRAAELTRGHYLSPTPCGVTSPYFRLAAAGGSIVMIGCGLSRCTTCHTVEELANVDYHLQRRVAYGWCIDQTGARIETPCLLHSYDGPERDFPVLEPGLLEKGLMRKGTIGNAEIRVIDAMGLIETALDRLRFDPYYLTRKFRGHNT; encoded by the coding sequence ATGGCCGGCAATAGAGTCACGAGATCCGACATCACGGCGGGGTTTCGGGAATTGGGCATCCACCTTGGCGATGCCATTCTGGTCCACAGCTCCCTGAGCAGCTTCGGCCACGTTGAGGGCGGTGCGGACGCCGTTATTGATGGAATTCTCGACGCGCTTGGCCCCGAGGGAACGCTTCTCGTCCCCACCCTCACAGGAGGCCCCGAACTCTCGCCCGAGAACCCCCCGCATATCGATTTGCGCACGGCCCCCTGCTGGGTGGGCCGCATTCCCGAAACCGCGCGGCAGCGTTCCGAGGCGGTGCGGAGCGTCCACCCCACGCACTCGTGCGCGGCCATCGGAAGCCGCGCGGCGGAACTTACCCGGGGACATTACCTTTCCCCGACTCCCTGCGGGGTCACGTCGCCCTATTTCCGTCTGGCGGCGGCTGGCGGGAGCATTGTCATGATCGGCTGCGGCCTGAGCCGGTGCACCACCTGCCACACGGTCGAGGAGCTGGCAAACGTCGACTACCATCTCCAGCGGCGCGTAGCCTACGGCTGGTGCATCGACCAGACCGGGGCGCGCATCGAGACGCCCTGCCTGCTTCACAGTTACGACGGCCCCGAACGCGATTTCCCCGTGCTCGAACCCGGCCTTCTCGAAAAAGGCCTCATGCGAAAAGGAACCATCGGCAACGCCGAAATCCGAGTCATCGATGCTATGGGCCTGATCGAAACCGCCCTCGACCGCCTCCGCTTCGACCCCTATTACCTCACCAGGAAATTTCGGGGACACAATACTTAA
- a CDS encoding glycosyltransferase, translating to MKLALLKGNRFNPWHLQGFGLLPDGVEVTAFRAEPENQHYFAERDDAGPKFQVERIYFDTQKGGPLRRFVNVFSQRYANRAPRILPFRDRLEGFDLIQSWELFTDWTAQALEARARWGTPLAVMVWDSIPLIMERNPERRAMKTRAAEKADRFIVYTDRSRRMLRLEGVPEEKIRRINPGVDTGRFCPGPANRSALGLDDGEFVVLFVGWLLPRKGIDFLLLALRELLNDPDLRDRRLRLLVVGWGPGRERVEGLIDRLALKNACTFAGALPYSRMPDVYRAADVFVLSSTATPEWEEEFGMSLIEAMASGTPVVSTLSGAIPEIADYAAALCQPNDFVSLYEALKNMMLHPDSRKELGKAGRKRASRTFDLREHAAQLARIYDELVQG from the coding sequence ATGAAACTGGCGCTGCTCAAAGGCAACCGTTTCAATCCCTGGCATCTGCAGGGATTCGGCCTGTTGCCGGACGGCGTCGAGGTGACCGCCTTCCGCGCCGAGCCCGAGAATCAGCACTATTTCGCCGAGCGCGACGATGCCGGGCCGAAGTTCCAAGTCGAGCGCATCTATTTCGACACCCAGAAGGGCGGCCCCTTGCGCCGGTTTGTCAACGTGTTTTCGCAACGTTACGCCAACCGCGCGCCCCGCATCCTCCCGTTTCGCGACCGCCTGGAAGGCTTCGACCTCATCCAGTCGTGGGAACTGTTCACGGACTGGACCGCCCAAGCCCTGGAGGCCCGGGCCCGATGGGGCACTCCTCTGGCCGTCATGGTATGGGACAGCATTCCCCTCATTATGGAGCGCAACCCCGAGCGGCGGGCGATGAAGACCCGTGCGGCCGAGAAAGCCGACCGCTTCATTGTCTATACCGATCGCTCGCGCCGCATGCTCCGTCTCGAGGGCGTACCGGAAGAGAAGATCCGCCGCATCAACCCCGGAGTGGACACCGGCCGCTTTTGCCCGGGACCCGCAAACCGCTCGGCTCTCGGTCTCGATGATGGCGAGTTTGTGGTCTTGTTCGTGGGCTGGCTCCTGCCGCGCAAAGGCATTGATTTCTTGCTTCTGGCGCTCCGCGAGCTGCTCAACGATCCTGACCTGCGCGACAGGCGTCTCCGGCTGCTCGTCGTAGGCTGGGGACCCGGCCGTGAACGCGTCGAAGGTCTGATCGACCGGCTCGCACTGAAAAACGCGTGCACATTCGCGGGCGCCCTTCCCTACAGCCGCATGCCTGACGTGTACCGCGCCGCGGACGTGTTCGTGTTGTCCAGCACCGCTACCCCGGAATGGGAAGAGGAGTTCGGCATGTCGCTCATCGAGGCGATGGCTTCGGGCACCCCCGTGGTCTCGACCCTGAGCGGGGCCATCCCCGAAATCGCGGATTATGCGGCGGCATTATGCCAGCCCAACGACTTCGTCTCGCTGTACGAAGCCCTGAAGAACATGATGCTCCACCCCGACAGCCGGAAAGAACTCGGGAAAGCCGGCCGGAAACGCGCATCGCGCACCTTCGATCTGCGGGAACACGCGGCACAGCTGGCGCGGATATACGACGAATTGGTCCAGGGATGA
- a CDS encoding glycosyltransferase, whose translation MTRICYVIPSLNAGGTERQLVALMRELVRDHEVTVVCTGCAGPLGGDARRLGAYVRELRLRGEWDFRMRAHLRRVFRSHRPDVLHTFLSGFDYQANRAARDTGVPAVISSRGELATWKRRRHIWLQRKGNALADCVVANSRAVAEYAIQQEAADAALFRVIHNGVAIESFKTHANLEQVRARYGIPPRRRVVGMVANFHPVKDYPLFVKIARTLLKQRDDVHFLAVGSGPMVNPVWRNIRRAGHENRFTRVAILNEMADVYSIIDVCVLCSKAEGVPNAVMEAMAARRPVVAANVGGIPEIIEDGKTGRLLDGRDPGPFAEAINALLDDEHEAQRMGAAGQEYVRDHFSVERMADAYRNLYAELLARTARNAT comes from the coding sequence GTGACCCGAATCTGTTATGTGATCCCGTCGTTAAATGCCGGCGGCACGGAACGACAGCTTGTGGCACTCATGCGCGAGCTGGTGCGCGACCACGAGGTGACCGTGGTCTGCACCGGTTGCGCGGGTCCGCTCGGAGGCGATGCCCGCCGGCTCGGCGCCTACGTGCGCGAACTGCGTCTGCGCGGCGAATGGGATTTCCGGATGCGCGCGCATTTGCGGCGCGTCTTTCGGTCTCACCGGCCCGACGTTCTCCACACGTTTCTCTCCGGGTTCGATTACCAGGCCAACCGCGCGGCGCGCGACACGGGCGTGCCGGCGGTCATTTCCAGCCGCGGTGAGCTTGCGACCTGGAAAAGGCGCCGTCATATATGGCTACAGCGGAAAGGCAACGCCCTCGCCGACTGCGTCGTGGCCAACAGCCGGGCCGTCGCCGAATATGCCATTCAACAGGAGGCCGCCGATGCCGCCTTGTTTCGCGTCATTCACAATGGGGTCGCAATCGAGTCATTCAAGACCCACGCCAACCTCGAACAGGTACGGGCGCGGTACGGGATTCCCCCAAGAAGACGCGTGGTCGGCATGGTCGCCAACTTCCACCCCGTCAAGGACTATCCCCTCTTCGTAAAGATCGCCCGGACGCTGCTCAAACAGCGCGATGACGTGCATTTCCTGGCGGTGGGCTCGGGACCCATGGTCAATCCCGTCTGGCGCAACATCAGACGGGCCGGGCACGAGAACCGCTTCACCCGTGTGGCCATCCTGAACGAGATGGCGGATGTTTACAGCATTATCGATGTGTGCGTGCTGTGTTCCAAGGCCGAAGGAGTTCCCAACGCCGTAATGGAAGCCATGGCCGCCCGGCGCCCCGTCGTCGCCGCGAACGTCGGCGGCATTCCGGAGATCATCGAGGACGGCAAGACCGGCCGCCTGCTCGATGGGCGCGACCCCGGGCCATTTGCCGAGGCCATCAATGCGCTGCTGGACGACGAGCACGAGGCGCAGCGCATGGGCGCGGCGGGGCAGGAATACGTGCGGGACCATTTCAGCGTCGAGCGTATGGCCGATGCCTATCGTAACCTCTATGCCGAATTGCTCGCCCGCACGGCTCGAAACGCAACATGA
- a CDS encoding Gfo/Idh/MocA family oxidoreductase, giving the protein MANRLAVIGAGGIARFHFDAFTDLDVEVRVISDLDPERAAPYVQRFRARYANDWRDALDEPGLDAAVILTPSACHYEMCRAALERGRHVVCEKTLTLSADESFSLAETAREKGLCFYTSYMKRFFSAAEKARELAESLGHITSVYCRTYQPTLANVYSGPIPAFHRRDASGSSPMRRLAGGGVLIAGGSHVCDLLLHFVGKPVRVTGRLFERPGDSDVDFVAHAMMDLPAGGVVHFEANWHPFDRIGPNRDGWDEGFEINGANGRIVFQTPMWNAPERHAPILRHYDTSTHAWTEYTFPIENPFHRAEAHFQKQIALGEQGPQDRYTGYRADCLLDAIAASARNNGMPLELTWRA; this is encoded by the coding sequence ATGGCAAACCGGCTGGCCGTTATTGGCGCGGGAGGCATTGCGCGATTCCATTTCGATGCCTTCACGGACCTCGATGTCGAAGTCCGCGTCATCTCCGACCTCGACCCGGAGAGGGCGGCCCCGTATGTACAGCGTTTTCGTGCGCGGTACGCGAACGATTGGCGCGATGCGCTCGACGAACCGGGACTCGATGCCGCCGTGATCCTTACGCCTTCTGCATGCCACTATGAAATGTGCCGCGCGGCGCTGGAGCGCGGGCGCCACGTCGTGTGCGAAAAGACGCTCACCTTGTCCGCGGACGAGTCATTCTCGCTGGCGGAAACCGCACGCGAGAAGGGGCTGTGTTTCTATACCAGCTACATGAAACGCTTCTTCTCCGCCGCGGAAAAGGCGCGGGAGCTGGCGGAGAGTCTCGGCCATATCACGAGCGTTTATTGCCGGACGTATCAGCCCACCCTCGCCAATGTGTACAGCGGCCCAATCCCCGCGTTTCACCGGCGCGACGCCTCCGGCTCGTCGCCCATGCGCCGCCTGGCCGGCGGCGGCGTGTTGATTGCGGGCGGCAGCCACGTATGCGACCTCTTGCTGCACTTCGTTGGGAAACCCGTGCGCGTCACGGGACGCTTGTTCGAGCGGCCCGGCGACAGCGACGTGGATTTCGTGGCCCACGCCATGATGGACCTGCCCGCGGGCGGCGTCGTGCATTTCGAGGCCAACTGGCATCCCTTCGATCGTATTGGACCCAATCGCGACGGGTGGGACGAAGGATTCGAAATCAACGGCGCGAACGGGCGCATCGTGTTCCAGACGCCCATGTGGAACGCCCCCGAACGCCACGCGCCCATTCTGCGCCACTACGATACGAGCACCCACGCGTGGACCGAGTACACGTTCCCCATCGAGAACCCATTCCATCGCGCCGAGGCTCATTTTCAGAAACAAATCGCGCTGGGCGAACAGGGTCCGCAGGACCGCTACACCGGGTACCGCGCCGATTGCCTGCTGGACGCCATCGCCGCGTCGGCCCGGAACAACGGCATGCCGCTGGAGCTTACCTGGCGGGCGTAG
- a CDS encoding TRAM domain-containing protein: MSSNIEITGMAHGGYGVGRIEGQVCFVEYALPGDVVAVDIVRRSKGVLWAAITDIVQPSPHRLDTPCPVFGLCGGCQWLSFEYPAQAEWKCQIVRDCFQRIGRLAVDPEWADEPSLYLGYRTRAEFHEAHGAVGFYGRASHQIVDIASCPLCHEKLNAALERVREARPGQSVDVTVNPEGEDVLVWTRHPCQSLEDLFPQYDSGRDDDGRHGFMFDGVPIVNGAFSQSSLLLNRLLAGVVHSLIGQPSSLLDLYCGSGNLSLMLAYEGVEVLGIDRDRPAVVSANAVGPGTYEAGGEDDFVHAIDRREWGVILLDPPRSGAKAIASRLAQAGAEAIVYVSCDAATLARDAAVLCKAGWRIARTVVVDMFPNTWHVETVCRFER, from the coding sequence ATGAGTTCCAATATTGAAATCACCGGCATGGCCCATGGCGGCTATGGCGTGGGCCGCATCGAAGGCCAGGTGTGCTTTGTCGAATATGCGCTGCCGGGCGACGTGGTGGCCGTGGATATCGTGCGCCGCAGCAAAGGCGTCCTGTGGGCGGCGATCACGGACATCGTGCAACCCTCGCCCCACCGGCTCGACACGCCGTGCCCCGTCTTTGGACTGTGCGGCGGGTGCCAATGGCTATCGTTCGAATACCCGGCCCAGGCCGAATGGAAATGCCAGATCGTCCGTGACTGTTTTCAGCGCATCGGCCGGCTGGCGGTGGACCCCGAGTGGGCCGACGAGCCGAGCCTGTATCTCGGCTACCGTACGCGGGCCGAGTTCCACGAAGCACACGGAGCGGTGGGGTTCTACGGGCGCGCCTCACACCAGATTGTGGACATCGCGTCGTGCCCGTTGTGCCACGAAAAGCTCAACGCCGCCCTCGAGCGGGTCCGCGAAGCACGGCCCGGGCAGTCCGTTGACGTCACCGTGAACCCTGAAGGCGAGGACGTGCTGGTATGGACCCGCCATCCCTGTCAATCGCTTGAGGACCTGTTTCCTCAGTACGATTCGGGGCGCGACGACGACGGGCGGCACGGCTTCATGTTCGACGGTGTGCCGATCGTAAACGGGGCATTTTCACAGTCCAGCCTGTTGCTCAACCGGCTGTTGGCCGGAGTCGTGCACTCTCTTATTGGGCAACCCTCGAGCCTGCTCGACCTCTATTGCGGCAGTGGCAACCTGTCATTAATGCTTGCTTACGAAGGCGTCGAAGTGCTGGGCATCGACCGGGACCGTCCGGCCGTCGTCAGCGCGAACGCCGTCGGGCCCGGAACCTATGAAGCCGGCGGCGAAGACGACTTTGTACATGCCATAGACCGGCGCGAATGGGGCGTAATCCTGCTCGACCCGCCGCGGTCGGGCGCGAAAGCCATCGCTTCACGCCTGGCCCAGGCCGGTGCGGAAGCCATTGTGTACGTATCGTGCGACGCGGCGACCCTGGCCCGCGACGCGGCGGTTCTGTGCAAGGCCGGCTGGCGCATCGCGCGCACGGTGGTCGTCGATATGTTTCCAAACACGTGGCACGTCGAGACCGTGTGCCGGTTCGAGCGGTAG